A window of Acropora muricata isolate sample 2 chromosome 6, ASM3666990v1, whole genome shotgun sequence genomic DNA:
GATTTTAACCCCTCAAACAAAAATGTTCTTCCTCTCTCCTCGCCCTCATAGGTTAATTGACTCAGAGTCAATTCGGTCTCGAGGAATAGTTGTAAAAAATATTACGATCCGATGGATCTTTAATAGAATGAACAAAAAGCTGGTGATAggtgtaatttgttttaatGATGTGTTTAAAATTTCGGTTTATTGAGACTGTGTTGCTGAGGTGATTAAATCAATTTTGTGACTGGTTTTGTATTCAAATGCAGTTTTAAGTGATTGGTTTTATCTCAACTGTCGGATTACATTATAGCCTATTAGTAGAAAAATACAAGATCCTTTTTAATCCAATCACATTCGAGGAggaagtgtaatatttatgactAGAGACTGGGGGTAAGGGGCGGGGCGGTGGAGCAAATCATTGCCAAATGACACCCTGGCGACAAAGATCTTTGGAGTCACAGAAAACAGTGATGGTAACAGTAGTGAATAATAAAGATCATAACGGACTGTGTTAAGCACAAAGTCCATCATCATGAATCAAGCGGAGAAGAGACATACCGGCATTACAGTCCTCATGAGTTCATCAAATACCCCAATAAACGCCATGACACTTAGCTTTGTCTCGTAACGCTCTACCTTTGCGATCTGTAAAGAACAGAAATAGTCAAAACAAACATGAGCAAATGCAAAAGACCTAAAATGTTGAACGATACCTCGAAACTAAACTGTCAGCTTCAGCCAGTCTTGAAAACTCGCTTACATGTCGTGCCAAGCCTGCAAGCTGCAGataaacaaagagaagaaaacCGTTAGTACGACACAACCGACAGAGCAACTCCAGACAAAGGGACCACCACGACATACATCCACGCAAAAAGAACTAAGgcaaattaaaattaactgtCCTCGCCAACAGTCGTCAGCAGAGTTTTTGTCAGTCCCTCACATACGGCAGCTCCTGTGTGTGAATTTGTGAAGTCTAGTAGGATTATAACTGCAGAAAAACATTCAAGAAGAGCTGTACTTCGTTCTTTTCATAAAACTAGTTCTCCCCCGCTGAAGTAATTTCCAAACGATAACACAGGTACTAACGACAAAAgagaaggactaacgctcgaaacgtcagctttccaaatctttcacggtggtgattCGACTTTTATTAagtcgtttgatgaaaccaaattttcatgtttcactctcccagcGATGCAGCAACAcagattctttagaaactagaaatttatttgctaatgtaaaaacaagaaaaaaaaaacaaccaaaaaagaGACAAATAAAAAGAATGCCCAACGACAGATCACATGGACTATTAAGGTGTTGAtgatagctgttattacagttgagccagTAGAAacagcttcttttgtttacagctccATGCAGACGAGGCAAATGAAAAATGACCtgttagcctcgtttatgtgccaaaaccgctgataactgtgataacagctattacaGTGCTACATAGACACCGCACCTCTTTCTTAGTTGGAACAAACTTGAGCAGTAACTCAGCATGTTCAGGCGGAAGTTCTACCAAATCGCACTGATCGATCAAGCTTCCAATCATTTCTGTAGAATGCTGGATACGGCGCCGGGCGATCACTTCACAAAAGATATCATAAAAAAACGATGATTATAATGATTATATGATGAtgattgtgatgatgatgatgataataataataataataataataataataataataataataataataataataagtctttatttaacgagggtaatACGAAATAGcatgtaaatactaataaactaGTGGCCCTCACTACAAgattaaaatgattaaaaatcgATGCTTACAATCAAATTATTAAAAGTCTATAAAACTATGAAACAGTTATAAGCATGCAGCACAATATTTATATggaaaatgatttaaaaattcCTGATCGTTAAGAATCCTGTTCcaaagagaatttttaaaaatcttgagaataataataataaagttcaATGAAGACTTTAAGTTGCAAGATAAGACTAAAAACCTTATCGATATTTTGGTATACTTAGTTCAGAACTTGAAATAGCCAAATGAGTGGTGAAGATCATAAAGGGAATGAAATCTGTTCGATCAGAACATAATGTTAACTGAGGAGAGACTGGTTTATGCAGAAGAATTGCAAGGGGTGCTTGCGGCAGGTTGGGAAAAGTTGTAAGACAGAGAGCTGGAATTTTGGACTGAAGTCGACGAAACAACCTTGGGCAGGAAAACGGTCGAAGCAATGACTATGCATCGTGCTTTTGATCCACAGGCTGATGTTGACAGATAATAGATAGGTAAGTATGTGTTCGTGACTGTGGAAGGGTAAAATCAATAGCCCAAGTAGACATGTTTAGAGATGAAGACTCAGAAATGGTCACTTTGAGGACAGCCCGAGTTCCAAAAATAATCGCCCCTGGGCTAGAGTGTGCACTGACCTCAAACACTGAGAAAATTCCTGTACTCACCCAAGTTTCTTGCCCTCTTCGGTTCAATAAGCGTGATCTGTTCTGCTGCTCGCTTCAAGGCTTTAACGAAGCACAAATAAAAAACCAATCATTGATATCTGAACTGAAGCTGGCCTTTACCGGTTGGTCAACGCAGTAAATAAGTaggaaagtgaaaataaaaacgaGCAGGACGCTTAACAGTGACGGCGTACAGTTTCTGCTGTGCACCAATCAATCAAACGACCTATCAATCAAACAACCACTCAAAGGTAGCAGACCAAGCAATCAATTATTCAATCAACAGACCAATCAATCAACAAGTCAATGTACATGCAGGTATCAATCAATCAACAGACCAATCCATCGATCAGGCAACTTAAAGACCATTCCATCTATCCATCAGTTGTATAAAGTCAATAGTCAAACAACCAGCCGACCGACATAGCAAACAATCGAGCCAAAGACAAAACGAGGAAAGATACctttaaagaaaataattatgttcaaTTGGTATCCAGCTGAACACACTGCAAGTGGTCTCCAGAACCCCAACCCAAATCTTGTGCAGGTGTGTTTTTCGCCCACCCCTTTGCAGATATTCTTTGCAGTCGTCAGACAATTGTGCCCAAACCGACCCACCTTGCTCTTTCCTGGCAATAAGATCTCCTGATGCTTCACTGGCTTTCAACTCGAATTTTCTGTCAAAGTCAGCAAAGTCCAACATTTCCAGAACTTCTCCATCCCTGATTTCCTGTTCGACAAAAGAAAACGTATATCAATTCAATTCGCAAAGTAACTGTGACTTTGAAATTCTAAACTACAGCATACCTGACGACCAGTGGAAAATAAGTAACATGGTATACGAGCGATGGCTCGTTTAAATGCAAATCTGCCATGTAGGTTTAAGACAATTAACGATATACATAAGTGTTTCAAAACGCTTAAATGGATATACGTAATAGGGACAtgatgaatacatgaaattaatgtatttgaactgcagaccGAAACAATCTAAGGATAAATGATTCTCAGTCGCAGTTGTAGTGATAGTTATAGCGCAATGTCAAGATAAAATTATACCTTGAAGTAAATGCTAGCATCTGACTGTCTCGATATTGGAGTCCAATTCAACATGGGAAGGCGAACCTTATTAGCATTCACTCTCCGCTTCACAGACAAAGACCCATctgcaaataacaataattacagtTGGGGTTAAAAGTATTTGATAGCTTGAAGCTAGAGTGGCTGCCATTACAGATACAGATCAAATGGCAATACCTAGgcgagtattttctttcaaagttggacatttCATGCtcgttcacaatcttttttagGAACACGAAACAGGCTCAAATCTCCTATAGGTATCATCACATAATCTGcactgggaaaacaaaatcgacaaggaaaaaggtctattcatgTTTGACCTGTAAGGTTTTGGTCCTTGGGGAAGTAAAGAAGCAATCCCCATGtcaatacaaaaaacaaaagcaaaattaagaataaaTGACAATCGATCTCAATTTCAGTGCTAAAGCTGAACGTCATGGCAATATCGGGTATTCGTCGATGTCAGAGCTTATTTGTCATTAGATTGAAAGTGAAAAGCCAGTGATTCCTTTAGTGATTCAGCAAAGACTTTTACAGCGGGTAGCAATAATATTGTCAAAACAGAGCCTGACTTGTCACTGAGAGATTGGCTCACCAACTCCTTAGTAAAGTAGGAAGATTATTATCTCGTGTCTTAGAGTTTCGTGGGCAACCCACTACAACCCTTCACCAAGATATATCTGTGTCTTACTCGTCCTCTATATAACCAGGCTTCCGGactgaagtgaaaaaaaattaggtCTCACTACGACCTCCGGTCTGGCCTCTAAGGCACATGCACAAAGACTCTACAAAAAAATGCCTTACATCCAAGGAATATGACAAcatttggatttttttcaaaCTCTTATTCGCAGTAGGCTTCAATGACTTACTTGCATAACACTATGCATCCTCGAAGACCCCAGGACAGTCTGTCGGGACGGGAAAATCACGGGAAAAATGGAGACCGGTACAAGTTATAAGTAAAGGTGGCCTTACTGATAATTTGCCACTTTTGATTCTGCCTCTGGTTTTTGTCTCGTGTCAACATATTGCCACTGAGTGTCCGAGGATGGCCTTCTGGTGCTTTGTTTTATAGACATCTGGAACTGACTTTAAAATTATTTACCTATTCCTGGAGGAGGTGGAGGGGGAGGAGGAACCAGAGTGCCTGCAAAAAAAAGTATCAAAAACTTGTGATAGCAAATAAAACAAACCGTTAGCCACTCTAGAACTGATGGTGGTAATTCGCTTTGGCTTTCATTTAAAGTCTCTCTTGTAGCCTCAGGCACTAACTATTGCACTTAACTTTGCCAAGGCAAAAAGTACACAAATTGATGGGAAAATGTTAAAGAAAGTTATGGTGACATAATAGTGTCGTGTCACCTGCCCAGGTTGGTTGTCCATAAACGATTTTTCCCGTACGTCCTTAACTGCGAGGAGTCCTTAATTTCGGCAAGAGACAAAAGAACATACACATGTATTTCACTCGCTGTTCTCGCAAGTTAAATTTGTAATGAGAAGTAAGTTGACACTTACATGCacttattttgttaaaaaaaaatgtgcagTTGGGGGAGGGGTGGAGGGGCTGGTAAAGTATACAGACTGAAGGGAAAGCTCAGTGGAGCGTAAAGAAAGCTACAAGTGGGAAGCCCCGCTCAAGTTTGTGAAGGATTGCTAACATATCATATCTTTCAACATTTAATACACCAAACTAAAATGTGCTTCAGTAGACTTTTAAGATCCTGCTTGTTTTCCCTATTTTAAATAGTAGTATTCCACATTTCCCCTATTTATCACGGAAACCTTCCTAtattctttctttatttctttgtctATTTTCATGCGAATTAGATGTTGGTTTCTAATAGATTTAGCAATAAAATTGATGATCATAAAACTTTTACTCGACGTTTCAACGCTCTCAAGCGTCATTTTCAAGAGTTGTAAAGTAACTGttacttggcagtttgaataaataatgttagcaaaacctCGTGGGAGTCATGGTAAGACAATAGAACACTAAACCCTAACATATAAACCCTAACACTAGAAACGATTGTACGATTGCACATTTTTTCGTAGGAGTTATGCTAAGACAATAGAACGCTAGAAAAGTTTTGCCTTCAGGGAGTCCGATTGCACATTTATGGAAGGTTTTAGTTCTTTTATGAAaagcatttcataaacaagacaATCGAACTTCGTCTTGCATTGCCTCAGAACAGTGAAATTCGTATCAAAGTGTTTTAAGCTTTTATGGCAGTTCTTGAAATGTATGCCACCAGCACTTGACTTGTGTTCTTCAACTCTCTGGTAGAGGTGTCTGCACGTGTACCCCACATAACCTGCCTCGCACAGATCACACTTGAATGAATAGATCACATTCTGTCTGCTTACGATGGTGTGCTTCTTTTCTTTCGCACCAAACTGGGTAGCAAGTTTTCGGCTGGTGAACATCGGTTCAATGCGACGACCGATCTTCTTGTTTAGCTGACCAGTAATATTATGACTGTTTCTCAATGCTACAGATATGTTGAGACAATGGGAACAAGATTCCAGAAAAAGGCTTATCCTGTGCAGACCACTGCTAGTCTTCAGCTTACCTTCTGCTCCAAGTGGTGGTGGAGGAGGTGGTGGTGGCGGGGGTGGGGAAGGAGCGGGTGGAACTGTCACTGCAGCTGCAGCTTCTGTTACACTGGTGATTAGGTCATCAGGCAACTCAACCTGGTCCGCTTCATGTTGCACTTGTTTCTACACAAAATCAAGTACCAAACTAAGACTTGTAGACAACTAACAATACAAAAAGTAATGCATGAAGGTGTTGCATATACCTGAACCAAAAGCAGTTCAATTTTGTCCAATAACGAAAAAGAGCCAGAGCTGGAAATATCAGTCGGTCACTAGACATTGtccaaccaaattttgaaaatgtccggcCAATTTCGCATTATGGTCGGACACGATGACCGCACATCTTACCAGCATATCATACGTTATCTTCTTAAAGATGTcgtcagtcaataaattatgtccTGTGCAATTTGCAAAATGTACGACCAAAGGGAAGATGTGAAAGGACATATGTTCAGTGGataatgaaaaattatttccagcaatGGGAGCTCAAATATCTTCAcgataatataataataattattatattattaaacTTACCACTACATTTTCTAGAGTTGTCTGCAGTTCTGTAGCTCGCAGTCTGTAGTCTTCAGCTTGCTGGTCCAGCTATGTCAACAAGaacattaaaaagaaatttttaagcACAAATCAATATATTACGAGGGTATGTGTTTAATTAAGACAACTGTCTCACCTCTGTGTTTGTTTCCCTAAGCTTTGTGTTCTCTTTCTGTAACTCCTAGCtcaaccgaaaaaaaaaaacatgcatgttAATAACACTCTTCCGAATAGTGAAAAAACAGCAGTTAGTATAAACCAATCATAAATAAGTGCAGGGTGTGGAAAGCTTCGCTCTCCTTtctaggaaaagaaaaacaaacagaaataaGCACCCATGACAACTATAAGACTGATATTTGAAAGCTACAGACATCATCCCCTCCATTTGAATGcaagaagaatttttttcagttttgcccTGTGTGATAGAGGGAAGATAACTTGTACTTCATGTTATCAGTGTTACCAAGAATATAAATCTTAATCTGGTCTAAAtctgaaacaaatgaaaaagaaagaaaaaggactTGAAATGTTGCTCCCCACCTCCAGTTTCGTTTGCAAAAGATCAACCTAGAATAAAAGAGAATCGTAAGCTTAATTAAAGAGTTGCACTTGGGCAATGACTTTGCAAGTAGAACAATACTATTACTTTTCTGCAGCCACCATTAATGCCAGAGCGAAGAAAAGCAACATCTCTTTATTTCTGactttaaagtggtactatgatcaaatttttaccccttgattttttaggtgtatcatatagaatcccatgaaaggataaaaatgccgtttaccgtttgcaaatatctgcattagttctggagatatttaagtttgaaaaatgaataaaatatgcaaatgcGATGACTGATGAcatcatacactcaacccaatattatatcaattacattaatagagctatcttggccaatttttaacgcaggccaataaaacttggcaggctaatagttctacagcaaacacacctacagctataaaaaattctgttcccatggaaactcagtcttctccaggccccaccctcttgatttaatattttagcgatattcaactcaaaaaacgttaaacaaggtcaaaaactcgagctaaaatatttatatccttgctggatcatgcatatgaggcaatttttagggttagggttagggttagggttagggaaaattggtgttctacgtattctacaaaaagattggcgtagctgggtcccatttttgtgcccatagctacaccgttaatttgcttataatagttgccggcgaatgaaaaacagttaagTCTGAAACTAGTTCAGCTAAGCGGAgtgaaactggtgcaattttttcgcaaccactgctgatttcattcaaacgcgacaaaaacgtaggcaactttctagtcaagagcacattcaaaacaattgagaagcctggtactttcaaatgcgcgcgctcgcgaagcaaaacttgtcctttcgtccaaaacgctgacaaaatatcaggccctaagcgatctgttaagatcactgatcgtttcaggtgtacctcggcaaatgttatctattgcataacctgcacattatgcaaaaagctatacattggcgaaacaggaagacgactaggcgaccgattccgagaacacctacgtgacgctgagaaagatgacaaagacgcatcgaaaccagtcgcgcggcattttaatctccctaaccattctaaagaacacatgtccaTTTGCGGcttttccctacatcagggtaccacagacagccgcaaaaatctagagcaaagattcatttttcaaatcggcacccttaatccccacggcatcaacgaacgcttttcattcaattaatttattcctgtttttcgcgtaacctagtttccaccaatagcatagctccctcttctgtatataaaccttacactacccataattcatctattcgctctgacgaagggctaacgctcgaaacgtcagcttttcaatctctgtacggtggtcaatttacattaccaactccgttgataaacctaagtttcgtgtatcactcccccaccgacgcagcaccacagtttcttgagaaactaatcccctttatatttgctgatatttttttttaagaataattgttattttcatcattatttactacagtaactattattattattgttcaaaacCACTAACAGGCGCATAAAAGTCTGGCTCTTTACAGAAGCCATttggattttgttgaaaaatttgaaGATAGTGAACTCACCTCATCCCTAAGATACTTGGTTCTCTCTCTAAGGCTTACAAATTCGTCCATAACATTTTGTACATTGATGTAGTTTTCCTGCCAAGTTTTTAAACATTGGCGTACTGATGCTGCTTCCATACCCTCCAAGGTCTGTCCACAAAAACACATTTAGCAGTGGTAAATTTCATTAttgatgaaaataaatatttatcaatcttaaaacaacaagaaaatttatcattgttattttaaTATACACACTGCCTTTATTAACTGttaaaaatttataaaataatttaccCTTTCCAGACGCTCCACATCCAGACCTGCATCTTCAATTTCTTGTTGATGGAACACTTTCAAGTTAAATGTTGGAGTAATGCTTATCAGGGAGTTAAAGAAGATGAGGCACAGTGTCTGagagaaacaaaaacatttacaaTGTCCtgagtaaaaacaaaaaaacaaattaatttgcttgcttttgCAATATATTGTTTGCATGACTTAAATCCACGTTATACAGGTTTTGTAACCTTGCAGTAGAGCAACAATTTTTAGAATCTCCTATACCCTCCCCCTCCCCAAAACCTACGTTCTCATTCTTCAAATTTGGCATAGCCTCCGCTCTCTTATATTAACAATATTCATGTAGGTTCTGGAAATTGTCTAGTATACTAAGTACTATAAAGGTGGCAATTGCTGGTTTTTGTTAAGCTGAGGAGGAGcttattattacaatattattattgttttcccAAGTTTGACATGGTTGTGTtctcaagtttgaaagaggctGTGTCAAGGTATATATTAAGTTTATGATAGGCTGTGTTTTTATTTACTTTAGCATTGTAAGT
This region includes:
- the LOC136920280 gene encoding formin-like protein 3; the encoded protein is MVQDRGNSKHQIHGNKKRKKSSQPVQKSMRRLSMFDSIRSSSSNIFSQSSSCEGGDDIEFDVDDELPDDEEVERRFALLLEKMTLPPERAAELAKSPKANKWKMIKAKELMQPKYSSGFYIEQLRTHKDIALNKNSGASNKKMLKGLEPVEMILRSLEVDLRTHPNTTWLREFIDDPFRGHVALIEFLQYLHLNQPPFGDLDVGKRKGRPDVLARDFVDEHLCLLCLRVLMKNKYGFQSVMGVEDSLKAIILCLKINSLKTQALVVKMLAQACIQSEYYERVVEALQFYAKATRETKPFEMLVTLMYQQPITPQFQTLCLIFFNSLISITPTFNLKVFHQQEIEDAGLDVERLERTLEGMEAASVRQCLKTWQENYINVQNVMDEFVSLRERTKYLRDEVDLLQTKLEELQKENTKLRETNTELDQQAEDYRLRATELQTTLENVVKQVQHEADQVELPDDLITSVTEAAAAVTVPPAPSPPPPPPPPPPPLGAEGTLVPPPPPPPPGIDGSLSVKRRVNANKVRLPMLNWTPISRQSDASIYFKEIRDGEVLEMLDFADFDRKFELKASEASGDLIARKEQALKRAAEQITLIEPKRARNLVIARRRIQHSTEMIGSLIDQCDLVELPPEHAELLLKFVPTKKELAGLARHVSEFSRLAEADSLVSRYRSTF